The window GGAATTAGTATTACAGGTCCCTGTAATTTACGATACGAAGAGTTGTGTCTAAATCAGGGGCTTTTCTTTGTTTTGAAGGTGTGCGTGTAGACTATGGCGATAAAAAAAGAACTTCTGGAAATTCTGGCATGCCCCAAATGCAAGGGTGGAGTTGCCTGCGATGATTCAGGAGAATATCTGGTTTGCGATAAGTGCCGGCTGCAATACCCTATTGAGGATGATATCCCGGTGATGCTTATTGAAAAAGCTGTTAAAATGGATTGATCTTATGTAACTGCTGTCCGCATCGATCCGGAAGTACCGCGGGAGTATGCTAATTGACTGTTTTTACACATTTTGCCGCTGGAGCTCTAGTCGGATATTTCTCCCCTGGTGTATTCAGCGCGTCTATTGGCGGCCTGCTGAGTCACGTGTTGCTTGATGTAATACCTCATTATGATTTTGAAAGTCTGAGATTGGAGATATTCTTAGGTGTTGCTGTTGTGCTGACTCTGGTTTTTACGGGGAGTTGTTCGTTGGTTATCTGTCTTGGCGGTATTTTCGCGGTTATACCTGACCTTGAGAATCTTTTGTGGAAGACGGGTAAGTTAAGAGAAGATCAAAAGGTGTTCCCCGGACATGCCGGAATTATTTCTCACGGGAGAAAGACCGGAAGAAAAAGTATTTTGATTCAGGTCATCTTCGTTATGGCTGTTGTTATTTTTTTGATATGGAGTGTCTGATGAAAAAGATCTTTATGATTATCTGGATGGCCGCGCTGATATTTCCTGTTATCGCGAATTGCGCGAAAGTCAATATTCTTGACTACGATATATCCGGTGTAACAGTAGAGGTGAAAATAGATACTCTGATCATCTCCCCCGCCGGAGACGCGAGAGATGAAGAAGAAAGCAGAATCACGATACCCGGATTTGAAGAAACAAGGTATGAGGGGTTTCCGGTTCTTCCGGCTCGCAGGTATCTCTTCGAAGTAACTTCCAAGAAGGGTGTTGGAGTGAGAATCATCGAGAATAACAAGCGGACCCTGGATGGAGTCAAACCAATTATATTTGATGCCGGTGATTCCAAGAGCAAGAGATTAGTAAAAGACAGTTCCGGGGTAGCCGCGATTAATATAAGTGATTTTGTAACTATAGCCGGAGTGGGAGATTTCAGAAAGACACCAATTGCTCTTATTGATATCCGCCCTGTAATTTTCGATAAAGAGAATGAAAAACTTCTCTATTCTTCCAGGATCGTTTTCCGTCTGACATTTCCGAAGGCTCAAGTGTCCGGCAAAGAAGGCGTTTTGGATATGCCCCGGGACCGTTTTATTGCAAACGCGGAGCAGGCAAAACTATGGAGAAATAAATCACGGCCGGTTCAGAGCGCGGGGCCTTATTCTTTTGAGTTCAGCCTCGCTGATGAATGGGTAAAGATAAGAGTCGATGATCCCGGTATCTACAAGATAACCTACAGTGATTTGTACAATTTTGGAGTCAATCCGTCTGATATCGATCCATCAGATATACGTTTATTCTCAAGCCCGGTCTATCCAACGACAAGACCATTTCAGCAGCCGGCTTCTATAGATTCCGGCGGTAGTTTCGAGACAGATTATCATATGTCCGAACACGCTATAAAATTTCTGGGCAACTCATCTGACGGAACCTTTGATCCTGGTGAATCGGTGATTTTTTACGGTGTCGGAGTCGAGGGGTGGCGGGATTATCTGGATCCCGGGACTGATAGGGAGGATACATTTGATAATATCTATGAAACAAGGAATGTTTACTGGATGGCCTGGAGCAGAGATTTTGAAGGTACTGCGAAGAGAATGAAATCAAGGGATGTCTCACCCTCCTATGACGTTTCTCTTGAAACGCTTAACACGTATGAACATAGATTGCATATCGAAGAGGATAATGAATACGATCCGGTTTTTTCCCCAGACAGATGGCTCTGGAAAAATCTCGCTCCCAACATATCGGGATCTTACACTGATTACTTTAACGTAAGTGATATAGCTGAATCAAATTGCAAGGTACGAACTATCGGGCTGATTCGTACTGAAGGAGGTACTGCTGATTGTTATTTGAATACAGAAAATGTAGGGGAGCTCGAGTGGATATATTCCTTTAATACCGACATACTGGTTGCCGAAGCCGCAACGTTAAACGAGGGAGAGAACAGTTTTAAATATGATAAAGCTGATGATGGAATAGAGATGAATATTTACTGGTATGAAATATTTTTCGACCGGTACCTGATAGCCGATCCTTCGGGCAATTTTCTCGATTTCTTTGCTCCCGAGACAAGCGGGTCCGCGAATTTTGTTTTAAGAGGTTTTCCAGAAGAGGAACGGTTCATCTTTGATGTCTCCGATTACCTCAACCCTGTTATTTTAACCGAAGCTGACAGCAGAGCCGACACTATAAGTTTTGATGACAGTTTCACACCCTCTTCTAACCACTATTTTGCCGTTTCTGAATCGGGTCTCAGAAACGCAAGCATAGAATACGCAAGGAATATTCCCTCCCTCAGGGATGAGGCCGCCTCGCCCGCTATGTTAGTTATTTATAATGATCTTTTCAGTCAATCTGCCCGGCAGTTTGCCGCGTATAGAGCTGAGCATTTTCCGGAAACAGGCTCCGGATATGTTAAGGCCGTCGATATAGAAGATGTTTATAATAATTTCTCCGGAGGGCTTAAAGATCCAATCGCCATACGTAATTATCTGAAGTTCCTCTATGACAATTATTCAGAAAACGGGGATCCGGTTATTGAATATGTTTTTCTGATTGGTAAGGGTAATTATGATCCTAAGGATATTATGGGAAGGGGGGAAGATTTCATACCCTATTATTTCGACGGCAGCATGGAATTTGACGATTACCTGGTAAAACTTGATGAAGGGGGCGATCTGCTGGTTGATCTCTCGATTGGAAGATTGCCTGTGATAAAGGAAAACAGCCCCTTTGTATTTTTGAATAAACTATTCGGGTATGAAGCATTAGATAATTATGGTTCCTGGAAAAACAAAGTTGTATTTGTAGCCGATGACGAGATTTCAAGTAACAGTATCACTGATACTGTTCATTTGAGCCACACGGAAGGGTTAAGCAAGAGTTTATCTGCCAGGCAGGATTATCTTGATATAACCGAAATCTATCTCCATGATTATCCGACTGTAAACTCCTTGAAGCCTGAAGCGACAGCTGATCTGATGAAGGAATGGAATGAAGGCGCTTTGATAGTTAATTATATTGGGCACGGATCTCCAGTACAGCTCGCGGATGAACTTGTAATGAGGAAGAATGACATCTATTCTCTGAAAAACGAAAATAGACTCCCTCTGTTTCTAGGATTTTCATGTTCTGTCGGGGACCTCGATCAGATTTTCACTAAAAGTCTGGCGCATGAGTTGGTTTTAGCCGAAGGCAGAGGGGCAATCGCGTCGGTTTCAGCAGTTACTTACAGTTACAGTACTCCGAACAGAGATCTCGATTCATACTTTCTGGATAATGTATTCCCCGACAGTATCCAGTCAGGAACCCAGCCTGTCGGCAGAGCGCTCCTTTTTGCCAAGATGACTGATATCAGTGATGAATGGAATAACAGAAAATACACGTTGATTGGAGACCCTGCTATGAAAT of the Candidatus Krumholzibacteriota bacterium genome contains:
- a CDS encoding Trm112 family protein encodes the protein MAIKKELLEILACPKCKGGVACDDSGEYLVCDKCRLQYPIEDDIPVMLIEKAVKMD
- the porU gene encoding type IX secretion system sortase PorU, translating into MKKIFMIIWMAALIFPVIANCAKVNILDYDISGVTVEVKIDTLIISPAGDARDEEESRITIPGFEETRYEGFPVLPARRYLFEVTSKKGVGVRIIENNKRTLDGVKPIIFDAGDSKSKRLVKDSSGVAAINISDFVTIAGVGDFRKTPIALIDIRPVIFDKENEKLLYSSRIVFRLTFPKAQVSGKEGVLDMPRDRFIANAEQAKLWRNKSRPVQSAGPYSFEFSLADEWVKIRVDDPGIYKITYSDLYNFGVNPSDIDPSDIRLFSSPVYPTTRPFQQPASIDSGGSFETDYHMSEHAIKFLGNSSDGTFDPGESVIFYGVGVEGWRDYLDPGTDREDTFDNIYETRNVYWMAWSRDFEGTAKRMKSRDVSPSYDVSLETLNTYEHRLHIEEDNEYDPVFSPDRWLWKNLAPNISGSYTDYFNVSDIAESNCKVRTIGLIRTEGGTADCYLNTENVGELEWIYSFNTDILVAEAATLNEGENSFKYDKADDGIEMNIYWYEIFFDRYLIADPSGNFLDFFAPETSGSANFVLRGFPEEERFIFDVSDYLNPVILTEADSRADTISFDDSFTPSSNHYFAVSESGLRNASIEYARNIPSLRDEAASPAMLVIYNDLFSQSARQFAAYRAEHFPETGSGYVKAVDIEDVYNNFSGGLKDPIAIRNYLKFLYDNYSENGDPVIEYVFLIGKGNYDPKDIMGRGEDFIPYYFDGSMEFDDYLVKLDEGGDLLVDLSIGRLPVIKENSPFVFLNKLFGYEALDNYGSWKNKVVFVADDEISSNSITDTVHLSHTEGLSKSLSARQDYLDITEIYLHDYPTVNSLKPEATADLMKEWNEGALIVNYIGHGSPVQLADELVMRKNDIYSLKNENRLPLFLGFSCSVGDLDQIFTKSLAHELVLAEGRGAIASVSAVTYSYSTPNRDLDSYFLDNVFPDSIQSGTQPVGRALLFAKMTDISDEWNNRKYTLIGDPAMKLILPELMVEHVIDDIDTLSSGYMYNLKGAVISGGEIYSGFNGTADIIVRDAKRQFNALGIDYDHSGSVLFRGTADVSSGEFNSNFVVPLRCHYGIGGEISSYVSSGNSDGAGICDTIVVLQGDSVMENDGPPSIDMYFENNATKVKSGSKLVVEIEDENGIAIIGTDPQNSIFLEFDENGYPIYVTDNFQYNYGSYTSGLVEYFLQSEFERGSHSVVAKVFDNMGVMSSDTLQFEIVEEGLYSITDIFNFPNPFRENTNFVFQLSGGAEINLKVFTVSGVEIWRRELVCSEGFNSISWDGRDHSGNRLANGTYLYVLNAEFDNSLNRSETAEGKVILMR